Within the Pseudorasbora parva isolate DD20220531a chromosome 15, ASM2467924v1, whole genome shotgun sequence genome, the region CCTAACCACTGGGATTTGTTTAACTTTGTCACCCCTAGCACCAGTGACAAAGGTGAAATGAGTCCCATTTCCTGATTTCAGTCAGGCTCCCTAGTTAAGAAGTCCACAGAGCAGATCAAACATAGGTTTTTCACTTTCATTGCACAGGCAACGATGTGGATACGACGTAGCGTGCTATTGATTAATAGAGTATGTTTTCTGGAAGATTAGCACATGCTTTAATTCAGTCTCGCATCATGCTCTAAACCCCTTATATGGCTGCAGGTGGTTTCTCTAATCTACGTTCTGTATCTCAACCACATGTCTTCTCTCATAATCGAGTCAGGAAGTGGAACTAGTCTCTTTCTGTCATTAGCACCATACTAGCTGGATGTATCATGTTCAGCTGCTGCTCTGGAGGTGAGAGAACACAAATATGATGTTCATGTAACCCCATTGTTTccatataaatgtttttttcccatGGTTACGCATGTCAATAGAGATGACCTTTGAAACGTACACTATTGTTCAAAAGATTGGGATcagaatgtaatttattcagcatagatgcattaaaatgatcaaaagtgatgttacaaaagattgtttaagataaaatgttcttttaaatCTTCTCTTCATTTAAGAATCCTTAAAAAAGCATATATAATgatttccacacaaaaaaatagatttattttcaacattgatcattagaaatgtttcttaaaccaccaaatcagtatattagaagaatgatttctgaaggatcctgtgacagtgaagactgatgctgaaggctgtatttatttgatccaaaatacagcaaaacagTATTATTAGGAAATatgttttacaatttaaaataactttttttctatttgaatatgttttaaaatgcaatttatttctttgattcaaagctgcattttcagcatcattactccagtcttcagtgtcacatgatcgttcagaaatcattctaatatgctgatttgctgctcaagaaatatgtattattattatcaatgtttaaaacaattttgtttcaggattatttaatgATTAGAAAGTTcggaagaacagcatttatctgaaatataaagcttttgcaacatgtctatactgtcacttgaatcaatttaatgcacccttactgaataaatgtattaatttttttaagtcccccaacacacacacacacacacacacacacaaagaaaaaaaatcttactgacccaaacCTTTTAAACAGGAGTACAATCACAAAATcgttctatttcagataaatactattcttttgaactttctatttatcaaagattACACAACTGCTTTCtacaataataatcataaatgtttcttaagcagtaaatcatcatattacaatgatttctgaaggatcatgtgacactgaagactggagtaatgttgctcaaaatttagctttgcatcgcaggaataaattacatttaaaaatatattcaaatagaaaacagttattttacatattaataatatttcacaatattacagcttttttcttttctgttttGTAACATaattgcagccttggtgagaagaAAGggcttctttaaaaacataaaaaaaatcttcccattctcaaacttttgaccggtagagtatgttcaaattaaaatactttattCTCTAAATCTAACATCCACATCATTTAGCGAATTAAAATGCCACTGATGTTCATCGCATCCGTGAAATTAGCTCAAACTGCATTTTTTGTGTACAGTTTAATGATCTGAATATACTTTTCAGCAGGGTTTCTTTGGGAAGGTCATGGTATGAAGAATCgtgacatcttaaaatacactcATGGAACGTGGTTTCAACAGAACAACTGCCAGTAACAGCATTCTTGTGAGGGACGCGAGGAGTGCATGGAacaatgttgttgtgtcaacataATGTGGGAGAGAATGGTAGAAAAGTTCCAAAACAGGTTCAGAGTGTCAGACAAGCTCCTCTTAAGGGGTGATGGGTGGGTGCTAGTGATTTTAATGAGAAACCTCAATGGCTCGCCAGCATCAAGATAGACGCAGTCGGATAGATATCAGATCGCTATGCTTGAGTGAGGTTATTTATAATAGTAACAAAGCCTTTTGTACTCATGCTTATTGTCCATTTTTATTAAGATTCtgattatatttacatttatatccATAGAAATAATGCTGGCGGATTAAATAGCCTTCCTCGATGGAAGCCTTGCGATATTTTACAATGAGCGCCACCCTACTTTAGTCATTTGCTGGTGCGCATAGCTAAAACAAATAGAGCTCTGAACTATAATCAGTGAAACAGGTGGCTAATAATATTGCTGATATACAGCCTCTCCATGCAGCACTACCGACAGACCCGATATTGATTGGCCAAGACAGATTGTGGCTCAGAGATCAAATGTAGCATTGCGGAGTGTGAAACTGCCATGTTTTAATAGGGGTGTAATCCAAGTGGACCAGGGCCATCTGCCTCCACTTCCAGTGctcgcaataaaaaaaaagtcatttcgGCAGAAGAAGCAGGTTTATTTTATAGGTTTTGGATTCATAGTAACAATGCCGAGCACATGATTCATTCATACTGTTTATgtatttgttcatttaaataacaaGCACTTTGTGCTCCTATCTAAAGTGGTTTgcagacaacaacaaaaaatctatTCTTACTTGATTAAAGTTTGACCTAATATGTGATCTGACATTACAAACGGTGAGAACAGTCAGATCTCTAGACTGATCTCACAGATCATCAGATCTATGCAGTCAAAACAAGAAGACATATTGTATATAGAGCAGACAACTGCGGAGTTGAGGGAAGTGGTGTAGACACAGGAGGAAAAATGCTCTGTGATCCGCTGTTCTGCTCACCGCAGGGGCGATCTGAGGACTGCAGAAAGTCCTCTTGGGACTTTAGTCCGTTTAAAAAGAGTCACGGTTTCTGGATCAGTAATTGAAGGAACGAGTtcaattttgttgtgttatcAATTGACCAGCTAATGTGATTATAGTTGGAAATGTCATTGCTTTTACTAacagcagcatttatttatttgcttttcTATATGGAACATTGTCGCTTTTTAAGGTTATCGCACATTTTTATTAGCTCGTTTCACATCGACCTGCAAGCTTGTTTGGTCTTTTATCTCCCTTCTACTGTGAAAAGAGACAAGGGAAGGCGTTTCGAGGTGAGACGTGCATCTATAAATGCCCAGTTGTTGCTTACACAATGACATTTATACGTCTGTTTAACTTGAGGCATATGGCACCAGAGGAGATAAGATGGGCAATGTTTTCCAGCGAGGCAGCTATCAAACCAGAAATCAGCTTTCTACACAACCTCCTGGGTGCAAATGATACCATCTGACGGTGAATGCTGTTTAATTATTTGACAAAAACAGGATAATTTGGAGCACACCGACAGTGGTATTGCTATTTATCTTGTTGCAAAACAAATGAGAGTTGATATGCCATGTGGTGTTGTGGACTAATGCACTGCTTTGTCCACTGAAACTCAGAGATTGCTCATGATAAGCCAAAACAAACACGTCTTTATGGTTATTGTAATAAATGTAGCTTTGACAATTAATTTGgtcaataaacaaaacaagTATTGATGCAAAGAGTATGTCTATGTCTTTCCATCACTTTCTgccgctctcgctctctctacACAGACTGCGTTTTCTTTCACTTTGTCGTTTCATTTGTTCAGGCCATCATCAGCATGGCAGGTGTGTCAATATGACTCACAAAACCTATTCAAtgcatcatttaaaaaaaaaaagagagagaaaaaagggaTATATATGCTTTCTCAGTGTATATTCAGAAGGAGACCAGAATGGAGAAAAGGAGATTTGAAACAGATAATGGCAAATCTTAATAAAGGTTTCATAAAAACTCTAAACAATAAAACATGAGAAGGGAGGCATTATGTGGCATATTTATCTATACTGTTATTCATATTATAATTACGGCTGACCTTCTCATTATATCATCTGCCCTCttgaataaaagtaaaaaataaataaaaaatgctaaTATAAACAGAATTCCACATGtacaacaatttattaacataaCATCCGGATTTAGATAAATTCATGTGATTTAGGCCTATATGCAACTTActgtcacataaaaaaaaatattctaaacaACATGGGACGGAAGAATTGAGAAACCCTCTATAGTTGCAGAGCTGATTTATATTGTTTATGTCTTTTATATACTCCCTCAGCTTGAGACATAAATGGGATCGATGAACTACATCTGGCTGCATGATTTAAGCATTTAGGCTGGTGCAGTTTTGAACAGATATTTGCAAACCAGTTTATGACACCTAATCCCGAGCTTTAACCATAACAAGTGATAGATAATCGGTTATTCAAGCTGTCAGTTCGGTTTACTACTTTTGGCAAGAAAGCCAGAGAAACTATAATGTTTTGTCGAAAGAGCTCTCAAATGTCACTGCTAACCACAAAGCAATTAAACCCTCTTTCATGCACTTTCGCCACCTGTGCATGTATCAGGCGTTTCTTTCAAATAGTCATGTTGGCTCAGCGCGCACTGACAAATGAAAACGAGGCGTGCTGTAGGCTAATTATTGAAAATGTCACATTATCGCGCTTTTTGGATGTGCCGAATCTCTCTCTAGGACCCACTAACGATGCCAGCTAGAATCCAAAATGAACAGGTTAAGTCAGTCTTCAGAGCGCGCTCAGACGAGAGGAGCAGGCTAGTGCACGAGCTCAATCTAGCACCAGATGGTAAATAGAAAATCCTCAAGCGACATGACAGTCCAATAGCACAACCAATCAAAAATCAAAACGCCCGTGGACATTGGCAAAATATTGAAAATGCTTTCAATTTGAACTTCGCTATAATTTGCTCTTTCTTTTCATAAAGTCGCTATCCGTTGGTAACGCTTTATGAAAAACATGCCTGGAAACCACTCTAATTTCGCGGTTATATTTTAAGTGATGAATTAAAAGTAATTAGCCTTAGTATTTTACAAGCAAAGAAATTGTACATTAATAGCCTATATTTAGTCTTATTTTATTGAGATCATTGTATTTGactttaaatgaaatgaaatgaaataataCATCTAAATGACGCAGTTGTCATCATCCAAAATGAGTGATTCCTAAACCACCGTGGcgctttaaattaaaaactgaattaaaCTATCATTTTATCTTTCTCTTTAGATAGATtactgaagaagaagaagaagaagaagaagaagaagaagaagaagaagaagaagaagaagaagagtttGATGGCGGTTATGGCTAAAATCCTCATTATCATACAGCTGAATTGTTATCTCACCCCATCTCAGCCAGAGGCCCGTTTATGAAAGCAACACGAAAGCCCTCGAAACGCGCTTCTAACGAGGGGCACGCGACTCAACAATAACGGCACGCTGCATTTAGGCTGAAAGAGCAGCGCGTGCAGCACATGTATCAAATTAAACGTGGAAATATTATTCATTGCCATATTGTTAGAGCTTATTTAGGTAGCCTATTATTTGAGGAGTGAGCTTTCAATTAggctattttaatttttaaaaaaaatacaaaaatacaatgtTGTGcataaaactgtaaaaaaataaagtaaaaaataaataaataaaaggtttTCCCaccgatttttttattttattttaattaaccaTTTTCGATTTAAATATTATCTGTGTTATAGTGCTTTCGGGGTGACTTTAATGGGCTTTCATTCTATCCTAGCTCGAAACACGAAGAGGCTCTACTCCGAAACATCAGGTGAGGTTGGCAATATGACCCTACACTGACCGTGCACGCTTTCAATGATGTAATATAATTACCCGCGCAATTGACTGGAACGGGGACAAATGAGAAGTAACAGGCGGTGCGTACAGTTTCCTACGTTTTCGATAAGCGGAAAACTGCACGGTGTGAAATGGTCAGTATTTAATCGCTCCTGCTTTAAATATGCCAACAGATGCTGGGCTTGTTAATAATCACTCGCGCTCAATTGGTCATCATCCGCGTAGTGGTGGGTATTAAATGTGGATATCATTGTTGTCGAGAGAGGGGGGCTGAGTATAGCCTATAAAGTGGGCGGCGTTTAGTGATAGACAGTTTATATAATGAGCAGCGCGGACACAAAGCCAGTATAAATACTGAGGGACGCAAGAAACAAGTCTTCATTCACGAATCACACGAGAAGCGCGAGGATACCCAACAGCGCAATGCTGACGCACAAAGTTTAGAACCAAAACAAGACATTACCATTGACACTAAACACATCAGTGCGCTCACTGTGGAATACTAAACATGCTCCGTGGATATCTAGAGCCGAAGAGGAATAAGACTGGATGCTGATTTTCCAGTTTCACCATCACCTTTCGGATAACCTGGAAATTTGACGTGCTCCTGCACACTGACGTGACGTGCATCGTGGACGCGCGGCGGGATATACCTTTTTACTCTTCGGCATTTGTTTTCATTGCAACATTTTACATTGGAATAGGCTCTTTCGGGGAATATAATCGTGGGTGACGCGGCTGCCCAGGAGAATCGAAAAGCATGGCAGCTTGGCTCACCTTTCTCATCGCATTTTTCACGACCGTTTTGACGCAGGTAAACATCCATGGTCTGTCCTGTGGAAAGTCAGCAGGACCCGTTGTCTCCCGAGTTGCCTACAGAGAGCACTTTTTTGTGGGTAAGCCAGTGTTTGCAGTGCAATGTTGTAATGCATGTCATTTTTCCCTTTAGATATTTGGATCTGGTGTTTTCGAACTCGACCTTCACGAATTCAAAAATTTCAAAGGCTTGCTCGCAAATGGCAATTTATGCAAGCCTGACTGCAGGACTTTCTTCAGAGTTTGCCTAAAAAACTACCAGGTGGTCGTGTCTCCAGGTGACTGTATCTTTGGAAGTGCCATAACGCCAGTGTTGGGGACGAACTCGTTCAGTATCATGGGAGGTGGCTCTTTCAGCACACCAATTCGATTGCCGTTCAACTTCGGGTGGCCGGTAAGCTCAAATGCAACTTCTTTTGATTGTATATGATCTAAAACAGAACGCATGACCTACGTTTGTGTTTTTATTCCAGTCTCGGGATAGCAACAGTTTGTAATGAAGCCAGGTTCAACACACTAACAATTTCGATCCTCTTTAATCAGCAGTTTGATCACTTTTATTGGTTTTATTCATTTATGACTACGTTTGTATAATGCATGCAATTATTTGTGTTTAATACACACACGCTGTGTTTTAATGATCAGTGTTATCCTGTGTTGCAGTTATAAAAGGTTTCAACCCAAATTTCTCTTTCCTCGCAGGGATCATTTTCATTGATTATTGAGGCCTGGCACTCACCTTACGCGGATCTACCTGTAGGTAAGAAACGATTTTTTCCCCCACTAGAGGGCGACACTTCGATATTGTACATACAGAATTTTTCCTTTCATCAGAATGTTACTTATTAAATACACTTTTGTTTACAAAACTTTCATTAAACCATAGCACGTTGCACTCCgctcttaataaaaaaaacatgttaatttcaaaattGTACATTTGTTTTGCCTTTTTTTCTATTGCTTCAAACACCTTTGCATTCTCATGCTCGAACACAATTGAACTTCCTTTGGTTTATTTTTGGCGTGGGAAAGCGCAGTGGGCTTTGGTGAGAATACACAGCGCTTGCCAAAACCATCCGACTGCATTTTCCTGTATTTTACACCTTTGTCTGTCCCGCCCTTTAGAATGGGATAATACCATGGGAATATTTTGCTTCACTCAAAGGAAGAGGAAATTTAAACATAAGTTTTACTCCAAATGTGTCAGCTTCCCAGAAGTTAAAGTTGGTCTATATCTGTTTTCTTTTGAAGACACtttcaaattataataataagcaAAATATAATGCCATTCTCTAACatctttattttaaactttttagttttaactgaaaaaaataaaaataataatgcagCAATGGCCTAATCAGAATCTTCTCCTCTTTTTTACAGACACATACAACCCTGACTTGCAGATAAGCTTTTTTGCCATCCAGAGAAAGTTGGAAGTAGGGGCTGAATGGTCTCTGAATGTTCAAAACGGGAAGCAGACGGAGCTAAGGTATTCTTACCGGTTCATCTGCAATGAAAATTACTACGGCGacagttgttccaaaaaatgcACGCCCAGGGACGACCGTTTTGGCCACTACACCTGCAACCCAGATGGGCAGTTATCCTGTCTCCCTGGCTGGAAGGGGGAGTACTGCGAAGAACGTAAGCAATCAGAGATCACAATCCACCTGTCTCTAGTCTTGAAGACTGAGGCTTTGCATAGGTGTGAGCCTTGTGACTTGCTCATCCCACTAATTTACATCGAACAAAACTGTTTGAGCATGTCTGAGTGATGTTAAAGCAACTGTGTGTAAACCTTAAGATAAGGCCTTGCTGCACTGTGCAAATTACAATGACTTGGatctactttttaaaaataatttttatagaTCCCGCACAACCACAGTTGTCTTTTGCCCCTCATAAAGCTcgcttttaaacaaaacaaacattttggTACAGGCAATTTGTGATAGGCTATGCAAATAATGCAATAATTACCTGGTAATGAAACTGTGTGTAAATAAATCTTTAAATTAGTAAGAAATTTAACAATTATATATGTATCATGTCAATGTTCCATCCGCTGATGATTCTCAAGTAGCGTATCGTTGCTATGGTTACTACTTCAGGCGATACAGTTTGTGAGCGTCCGCGAGGTGAAAATAGGAGCTTTGATTCACttgtaatataattttttttattattatttttttgggtaaactaaacGTGATTTTGAAACGAATAAGTAAAAGATAAATGTACCTTTAGCCTAGTAGGCTACTTTTGGTGTGTGGCTTCTTTTGGTCGTCAAAAGCTGAGCAGCAGGAAATACAAACAGAGGTTATGGGTTTAATGAAAAGCCATTCGAGTCGTGCGTGTAACAGTTACTGCTTTATGCTTTTTCGCTGTGAACTGCTTTAGTTTCTCTGAAAATGCGCACTGTTGATCAGGGCGCTGACACAGTTTGTGTATACTCTAAGCGCGGGTGCTTGGTAATTTAATCCTTCACGAGCGTCATGGCAAGCACGCGCCGGGTTAATCGCGCCATTATTATCCGCCACGCGCCACGAAATTGTAGTCCCCATTGTTGCGCTCCAGCGTAGCAGCTGCAAATATGGTTCGCAGAGACTACAAACAACAATAGGGGCAGCTGTCCGTTATTGGGATGGAGCATCTGCTGCGGTCTAACCAGCAGTTCAGTGCTGGTCGGGTACCCGCTCAAAATCAATGTCATAGACAGCTCAACACAAGCAACAGTAAATTACCCGCATCCATAGCGGTGACCTCGTTATACAGGTTCTGTACAATTGCTTAGGTTAAATATTTCTTTGTACAAAGGCCACGCGCTATGCTGATAATAAACAAATACTAAACTGCAGTTAACAAGAGCAGTTGATAATAAGTTAAAGCTATAAATCAATAACAGATGCTCCTATTTTTAAAGCTTGGACTCAAATCTTGGAAATAGATATACCAGTTTCTAACATTTCTGCTTTTCATTCGGCTGCAACAGAATGAATCAGTCACGTGTATTCATTTAAAGCTTGGCACTATTACATCTTCAGCTTCAAAGGTTAATCTTTAGTCGAAGTGTGTTATTTTTGTGCCACTACAAGACAGAATTGCAAAAATAAGTTTCTTGAGCACTTCCATGTGTCATCCATTGGTTGGACAAAGTATAGTGCTGCACAAACCTGGCTAAGCCAGCATTATATCAGACTGAGAAAAGCAAAGCAAGGTTTTGGTACACCTTTTGCAGAATCAACTCCTCAAAGGCTTAGTTATTATCAAAGCATGTTAAGCTGGTATAGGAGGAATTATTTAACATgggaaaaaattatatatttcacCTGTAATAAGCCAACATTGATTAAACTTTGCAAACCCATGGCCCTTTACTAACAAGAGCTTTTTCTTTGAATGCAGCGATCTGCCTGGAGGGGTGCAGTGAGGCCAATGGCAATTGCTCCAAACCTGGAGAGTGTGTGTAAGTATACATGGGTTGTGTATGAAGTGTGGAATATCTTGATTCTATTCAGATCTAACATTCCTCTTGATCCGCGTCTCTGCATGCATACACTTATATAGTATTTGCCCTGATGTACGTTTCTGACCCACATACAGGATAAGTTAAAATGCAACACATTGTTTTTCAGCTTTGTTTTGATGGGAAAAATAGCATGTGAATATCGAGTATTTGTTCTGAACCATATTTAAAGTGTTTCTCATATAGTATTGTTCTATTTGTGTATTGCAGGTGCAGAGAGGGTTGGCAGGGTAAACTTTGTACAGAGTGTAGAAAATATCCAGCCTGTAAACATGGCACCTGTCAACAGCCATGGCAGTGCAACTGTAAAGAGGGCTGGGGTGGACTGTTCTGTGACCAAGGTAAGACTAAACCCTTGACAGTTACAGTAGCTGACTGAATGTCTCAGTCGTTACTGACCTTAGTGTCATAGCACTCAAAGTAATAATAGAACTTAAAGCACTTCAGTTCATTGCTAATTTAGGATTGAATTAGGAGTAGATCTGTGACTGAAACATGGAAAATATGACCCATTAACTggcattttttatttctttccaAACAGATTTGAATTTTTGCACACATCACAAGCCATGTGTGAACGAAGCCACATGTACGAATACAGGTCAGGGCAGTTACACCTGCACCTGTCGGCCTGGTTTCGCCGGGGTAAATTGCGAGCTTAAGGTGCGAGATTGTGACAGCAGCCCATGCAAGAACGGAGGTCTTTGCTCGGTGAGTCATTATTCTGTTGAAAAGCCCCAAACCTTCATGTTTTTGCTGCCATTTGGGATGCTGACTCCATCTGGAAATAGGATTTTTACTAAAACCACATGCATTAGTCACGATTTTCCAGTGATGTGCACCAATTTGGATGGGGATAAGCACAAATGAACAGACTTTGGTGATATTGAAATTGCGTTAACCTTTGATATTTTATTATCTGGTCATCTCGAAATAATCATTAATGGTGTGTGTCAACCTCAGGCTTAAAAAATGGGCATGTTATGACTTATTAATAGATTACTGCATCATTTTCTTAACATCTAGAATTACTGTACAAACCTGAAACAATGCAAACGTTTCCAGAAATATCTATTTGAAGCATCTTCTTCCTCTCTCGCACTATAGGATCTTGTGAAAGGTTACACCTGCACCTGTCTGCCCGGCTTTGAGGGAACTCACTGTGAACACAGTCGGCTTACCTGTGCAGACTCTCCGTGCTTTCATTTGGGCAGATGCCACGAGAAGGACAACGGGCGCAGCTATGCATGTGACTGTCCTAGAGGCTACACGGGTCTTAACTGCGAAAGAATAGTAGACAAATGCACGACTCTG harbors:
- the dll4 gene encoding delta-like protein 4, whose protein sequence is MAAWLTFLIAFFTTVLTQIFGSGVFELDLHEFKNFKGLLANGNLCKPDCRTFFRVCLKNYQVVVSPGDCIFGSAITPVLGTNSFSIMGGGSFSTPIRLPFNFGWPGSFSLIIEAWHSPYADLPVDTYNPDLQISFFAIQRKLEVGAEWSLNVQNGKQTELRYSYRFICNENYYGDSCSKKCTPRDDRFGHYTCNPDGQLSCLPGWKGEYCEEPICLEGCSEANGNCSKPGECVCREGWQGKLCTECRKYPACKHGTCQQPWQCNCKEGWGGLFCDQDLNFCTHHKPCVNEATCTNTGQGSYTCTCRPGFAGVNCELKVRDCDSSPCKNGGLCSDLVKGYTCTCLPGFEGTHCEHSRLTCADSPCFHLGRCHEKDNGRSYACDCPRGYTGLNCERIVDKCTTLPCANDGLCVVLAGVRMCSCRAGFTGQRCEININDCANNPCANGGTCYDRINNYVCSCAPGYEGLNCDRPSNACMTRPCLNGGSCVGIPGNPPACFCPSGFTGPHCEYYAVTAPVKKGEDSFQWAAVSLAVGLVALVVLLCMVVIALRHIHRQASAERTRGEAMNNMSESQRDNLIPTSQLKNTNKQVSLEVDCAPDKSNYIHKNCHLDYNSSKEFKDIVSQEDKSHKYEKCLEEKIPLSRMYREKPECRISTICSPRDSVYQSVFVIAEERSECVIATEV